AAATACATCATCTTCCTGTGGGAATTTATGTGCTGTCTTTCAAAAATTCATCTGACCAGAAAAGCATACTGTTTTATAAGAAATAAAGTCTTTAACCTTAAATCATTAGATATGAAAAAATTATTTACGCTTTTATTAGCTATTTGTTGCTTTTCGCAACTGAAGGCACAGATAAGTGGAGATTATCGCTCTGTAAAGTCTGGGAATTGGAATGACATCGGTGTCTGGGAGATATACTCCACATCCTGGAAAGCTGCTACCACAAAGCCCGGAAGCTCCAGAAATGTAACTGTAACAGCTGGACACACAGTGACATTAGACGGCAGCAATAGTTGTAACAACTTAACTGTTGAAGCTGGCGCAACTCTAAATTCTAGTGTAAATGCTGCGGAAGAGGCTTATTTTTTACGAGTAGGCGGTGTAAGTGGAAGTAATGCCATTGTACAAAATAACGGCTTAATTGGTTCTACAAACGGAACTGGTGATGGTATTATGTTAGAAGCTGCCGCAAACGCAGCCAGCGTCATTATAAGAGGTTCAGGAATATGTCAGGTCGAGCGTTTACGAGCAGTTTCTGGGAACAATAATAACTTCGTGATGGAAATAGATCAGGATATAACAGTTACAGCTGAAAATGCCGCTGCTTTTACGGCTTATTACAATAATAGTGCGAACAAATCAACAGATAATTATACAATAACTATTAATGAAGGAAAAACAGTTAGGATATTAAATAATAGTGGATATTTTCATTTTGCAAGTAACTCAACTTCCTACCCGGGGGGTAACTATACCTATAATATCAATGGAATATTGGATATCAGCAATTCAACAGTAACATCTCACATCATTCCTGTCTCTAACAGCGCCTCAGATAAAAATGTAATTCTTAACATAAATGGCCTTTTAAAACTCGGCACAGGCTTAAACCTTATCAACTCCTCGCCTTCCGGAAACAATGATGGAAAAGTTGTCATCAACGTAAACAACGGTGGACTTATAGACGCCACTAAAACCACGACACTTACTACCGGAGACAATTATTTCAGATTGGCAGGAAATGGTTCCCTAAAAAGAAAAGTTGACAATAATGATGTCCTATTCCCTATCGGCTTACAATCAGGATCTTCTGCTAATTCTGTCATTTTAAATAATTCAGGTACAGAGACCAATTTCACTGTAAATCTTGTGAGTACATTTGATGTGAATCCGGCCAGTACACAAATTGTTAACAGACAATGGAATATCACAACGGAAGATGCAGGTGCAAATACTAATATAAAACTTAACTGGAAAGCCGCCGATCAAGGTTCGGGATTCGATCTTTTGCAAGGTGTATCTTTAGCCAGATTAGATGGAAGTTCGTGGACTCCTGTTGCAACTTCATTAACTACAGGTCCGGATGCCTCAGGCTTTTATCAGGCTGAACATTCGGGAATTACTTCTTTTGGTAGTTTTTCTTTACAGAATACCTCTACTTTGCCTTTAGACTTTGTAAATTTTAGTTTAGCTCTTAAAAAAAACACAGTATTTTCTTCAGTTGCACTGAACTGGATTACAGCAAACGAGATCAACACGAAAGACTTCCTAATTGAACGCGGTACTGATCGAAATAACTTTATTACTGTTGGAACGATATCTTCTAAAAATAATGCAGGCTTGAATTATTACAGCTTTAATGACAACTCGCCTTCTTATGGCACTAATTACTATCGTTTAAAACAGATAGATAACGATGGTAAATTTAGTTTTAGCAAGATTTTAAGTATAAATATTGATAACAAAATTGATATAGTCACCTATCCTAATCCCTCTTCAAAAGATTTACACATTTCATATCCTGCAAAAGCTTTTAATCATACTGTCATCACTATTTCTGATATGACAGGAAAGATTATCAGGAAAATAGACAATTATGATGTTAACGATTCCAGTCAATTTCTATATAACATAGAAGATCTAAAACCACAAATTTATCTCCTAACTGTCTCTAATGCAGTAATCTTTAAGAGTATTAAATTTGTAAAGAATTGATATTCCAGAGAAAATTAAAACTGGTAAAACAAATAAAATTCAGTAAAAACATCATGTCACTGCGAACGGAACGCGGCAGTCTCTTATAAAAATCATTACAAATGAGATTGCTTGCGTTCCCGAATCAAGTTTGGGACAGGATATCCTTCCCCGCAAGGACAATAATGTTTGACTTTTTTAAGACAGCCTTTTCTATTTCAAAACAGATTTTTCGTTTATTATTTTACTGAAATAATCATAATAAATAGCACCGTATATCTTAGAACCATCGTCTCCTGTTCTAACGTGGCATCCATCTGCACTCCAGTTTTTAGTTGAAAACCTGATTTGAATTTTGCCCGAAGCTGGTGCATTCTTAAGGAAAACAAGTTCCATCTTTTGGTTAATTTTTTGATTCGCCCTCACTCCTTCTTTTCGGTAATCCATATTAAGCGTACCTTTTTTAAGACTAAAGTCTACGCCATAAGCATATGGGTTCCGAACCAAAGCATCAATTCCATAAACATTTTTACCATTTACTATCACCTCATAATTCTGACGATTTTTACCATCAAATCGGTCTATTTGCGTTTCCAGATAACCAGTTAATGGATTAACCTGTAATTTCTCCGCGTCTATAATAATCTCGTTATCCCTTTTTTGTGAATATTGATAGTCATAAAAAGGTTTAACCTCTAAATTTTCGATTTTTATTTCTTTAGAAATTTCGTTCATCAAATCCCAATACCCCCATAATTCTCTGGCACCAATAACCGGCAACGGATTAACCATGGAAGCAATCTTTATTTCAGGTTTTAATTTCCTCATATGACCAACAAACTTTCTAAAATCCTGCTCGAAAACGGACAAAGACCTGATCCTGATTTCCATCCCATTAAGAACATCGATATTGTCATAAATCAACTCTTCAGAAGTTATAGGTCTGTCAAAAAATATCTGATGACTGGCTTCATCATATTTTTTAACTTTTCTTACGATGTATTCTTTATTATTAGAATAGTATCCTCCAAGAAAGACATAATCGCCTGGTTTGGGTGCCGTATCTATTTTATGATGTCCGTCTACTAAGAAGTAGGCACTGTTTTTCGTTATTTTATTTATTTTACCTACCCATTTTTGGAAGTTATAGATATCCGAAGCTTGATTATATGCTATAGATTTAATAGGCAATGTCCTGATAGATTGCAACTCACGCAAAGAGAAATTCGGATACTCGGTATAGAGCTTATATCCATTTACATTCCAATCGTCATTTGGTGTCGTCTCCATATATAAAATATCCGGCGAGAAGCTTGCTATTTTCGTATAACTGCGGTGAAAATCAGCGGGATTATTAAAGAATGCTAGTTTCCATCCCCCAATGCCCGCATTTTGGAAAGAAAAAAATCTGTTAGTTGCAAAATTGAAAATAAAATAAGGCAGATCTTTTGCATTCTTATAATTGCCTTTGATCTTTAATTCCACATTCCGCTTTTTAATATCTTTAAATCGGTAAGTTTTAACTGCTCTGTCATCTGTTTCTCTATAATCCAAACCGCTGGAAACCCTGGTTGGCTTAGTGATATCAAAAGATACATCCCCATCACCGAAAGGACTCTCTAATTCACCTTTATCAGATTTTCCTATTGTAGTTTTCTCGTAACTGATTTCCTCACCATAAGAAAAAGAAATTGCCAATTTATCTCCCTTTCCCAAAGCATTTTTCAAAGAAATCCAATGGTGAACTTCAGGATTTCCATTTTTATCCTTACCATATTTCCTGATAACCAGATAATCTAAATCTTTAGGGATATCTCCTCCTCCATAGCCTCCCTTATTATGGTCTCCTTTTAATAAATTATTATTAAGAAGTATTTTATGTGCAAAAGTAAAAGCCCGTCCCAAATCAAATTGCTTATTTATGCCATTTCCAATAAACTCCTTTTTATCTGTACCGATTGATGTCGTATTCCAGTTATTAATCGTATCATATAAATTACCATCTATATATACTTCAATTTCTGATGCAGAATTATTATCCCTTTCTATACCTTGTACAATTGTTATTTCATCGCCAACAATCGTAAATTTGATACTCGAATTTACACCAGTGATTTTTAAAGCCTCTCCTCCGAAATATTTTTGATCATTAGGCCCGTTTAAGTAAGATTTAGTACCTTTTACCTTTACCATTTTGGGTTCTATGGTAGTAGCTTTCTGTCTCTGGATATTCAAAATCGCTTCCCTTACCAATCCAGACTGTAAAAAACCACCTCCCCACGTAACAGAAGATCCGGCAAAACTTATTCGCCAATTCTTAGATGCAACATGGGAGATATCTGGGTTTTGCTGGCCAAAACAAATCAATGAAACCAGAATAAATAACAAAATAACTTGAAATTTCTTGTTCATAATCAGAAAACGTTAACGTTACCGAAAACAATTATATAAATAATTTTTAACAAATGAAATCACAGCTCCTCTTATTTTAGTTATAAACAACCTGATACTTAGCTATTACTTTTTACTTTATTATAATTATATGAAGAAATTAATACATTTGCTTAGTTAAATAAACGATGTAATGGCGAAAAAGGTAGTAAGAATAAAAGATATCGCTTTAAAATCTGGAGTATCAACCGGTACGGTTGACAGAGTTTTACACAATAGAGGACGTGTTTCTGAGGATGCCAAAAAAAAGGTTTTAGCTGTAATCGATGAGCTTAACTACGAACCAAATCTTATTGCAAGAGCTTTAGGTAACAATAAAATTTTCACCATCGCCGCGCTTATTCCGGACGGTAAACTGGATACCTACTGGGAAGCACCTGCGTCGGGGATAAAACATGCCGAAAAAGAATTGAGAGGCTACGGTATTGCGGTGGAGCAGTTTTTATTTGACCCTTATAACGTAGAAAGCTTTATTAAACAGGCAAAACAAATTACTGCAGACAATTTTGAGGGTATACTGGTATCTCCTATTTTCTACAAAGAAGTGCTACCTTTCTTAGAATATTGGAGAGAAAACGATATCCCTTTCATATTTTTCAATACACAAATTGCCGATTTTGGGCCGCTAAGCTATATCGGGCAAGATTCATTCCAGAGCGGTCTGGTTGCTGCGAAACTAATCAGCAACAGTATTTCCAATGGGTACATAGTTATAGCCCATATCGATGAAAGTACTAAAAATGCAGCTCACTTGCTTGAAAAAGAAAACGGGTTCAACTCCTTCTTTAAGAATAAGAAGGAATTTCAAACTATCACTGCTGAACTTAACAACAGTACTGAAAAGGATTTTTTCGGACAATTAGACAAACTTTTTCAAAATAATAAAGATATAAAAGCCATATACGTTACGACATCCAAGGCCTACCACATTGCTAACTATTTACAAAAGAAGAAATTAAAAGACATCAAATTGGTTGGATATGATTTGTTGGACAAAAACATCGAATATCTGGAAAACGGCCTGATAAAGTATCTTATTAACCAAAATCCATATGGACAGGGTTATTTAGGAATCTCATACTTAACTGATTATCTTGTTTTTAAGAAAAAGGTTCCCGGTATTAAACATCTTCCCTTAGATATAATTATCGCAGAGAATGCGAAATATTACATCAATAAATATTAAAACAAAAACGCCTTATGTGCTCGTTAACACCACGGCTTTTTATATATTTGCCGTAGTATGAATACCATAGCTATACATTACAACTCTTTAGTAAACACATCAAATAGTCCAGAGGATATCCACCTGTTATTAGACTCCGCCGAGAAACATTCCATTAATCAAAGTGCATGGCCTAATAAAAATTATCTCGGAAATTGTGATTTCTCTATTTTATATGGCGATAACGCTTTAGCAATTAAGTATTTTGTATCGGAAGATGAAATCAGAGCAGTGTATAGCAACATCAATGATCCGGTATACAAGGATTCCTGTGTCGAGTTTTTTGTCAGCTTAGACAATGAAAATTATTACAATTTCGAGTTCAATTGTAACGGCACATGTCTTGCTCAATACGGACCAGATAAAGCAAACAGAACTTTTTTATCACCTGTCGATATCCAGTCTATAAAAACAAATCGCAGTGTAAAACTTGTAAAAGCAAATCAATCTGATCTTGTACATTGGGAATTAACGGTAATTATTCCCTTTCATGTTTTTTCAAACGATAATATCGATTCTTTGAAAGGCGAATTACTGGGAATGAATTTTTATAAATGTGGGGACGATCTAATCCATCCGCATTATTTATCATGGAATAAAGTAAATACTCCGGCACCAAATTTTCACAGACCTGATTTTTTTGGACAAGGTATATTCAAATAATTCTACGGGACCGTTAAAAACTTCAAAAAGCTTACGATAAAATAAACTTTTTGCTATTTTTATAACAGACATTTTCCTGTAGTTTTATATGCCCGTGTTTTCACATTTATCCGAAGAGAATAATAGATCCTTAAAAGAGCAATATGTTTTAGACACCTTCAAACCTATTTTTGAAAATCACTTTCTACCATTCTATGTTTGCAGTATAAAAGGTAAGATTATCTACTATAATGAAGCGGCCATAGATCTATGGGGTCATGAACCTCCTAAAAACGCAATCTGGACAGGGGCGCAAAAAACATATAATCTGGATGGAACCGTTTTACTTCCTAAAAATAGCGAGATGGCATGCTGTTTAAATTCAAACCAGCACTCCTCCGGTTTAGAAATCTTAATAGAACTTCCCGACTCTACATTAAAAAGAGTTATTTCCAATCCAAAAATCTTTTTTGATAAAAATAATTGCCCAATAGCAGTTCATAATACACTTTTGGATATTACCCATAATAAGAAGGCTGAGGAACAACAGACTATATTTTCTGATATTGTAAAACATGCCTATAACGCCATAATCAGTAAAGACTTAAACGGTATAATAACCAGTTGGAATACGGGTGCAGAAAAGATATTTGGATATACTGAAGAGGAAATGATTGGACAATCGATTACAAAATTGATTCCTAGAGATCGGTTCCACGAAGAAGACAACATAATCGGTAGTATCAAGAGTGGCAAAAGGATCGACCATTACCAAACCGTAAGATTAAAGAAGGATGGTTCCGAGATTAATGTATCAATAACCATCTCTCCTATTTTCAATACTGCAGGAGAAATAATTGGGGCTTCTAAAATTGCCCGCGATATAACACTGGAAATTTTGCATCAGCAAGCTTTTAAAAGATATTCGGAAAATCTTGAGGTTTTGAACTCTGTTGGCAGAGCAATTTCCGAAAAACTAGATGTACAAGCGATCCTTCAAAAAGTAATTGATGCTACTACAAAGGTCACCGGAGCTAATTTTGGAGCATTTTTTTACAAAACGACAAATTCTTCTGGCGAGGAGATGATGTTATATAATTTATCGGGAGCGTCAAAAGACATTTTTGAAAAAATGGAGATGCCACGGGAGACTTCTTTATTGCATCAGGCATTTAGCGGTAACTCGCCAATCCGGATTGATGATGTAACAAAAGATGAAAGATATGGTAAGAACGCTCCTTATAATGGAATACCCGAGGGACATTTTCCTGTAAAAAGCTATTTATCTATGCCAGTAAAATTAAATTCTGGCCGCGTAATAGGAGGATTATTATTCGGGCATAAAAAAGCTGGTCAATTTACCGAAGAACACGAAAATATCGTTAGCAGTATCGCTTCTCAGGCTGCAATAGCCTTGGATAACTCGGAATTATTTGAAGAGATTAAATCACTAAATCTAAAAAAAGACGAGTTTATTGCACTTGCAAGTCACGAATTAAAAACCCCATTAACTTCAATAAAAGGGTATTTACAAATCCTGTCAAGAAGTACTCACGACAAGGAAATGAGTGATCTTTTCGTCAACAAAGCACTAATACAGGTAGGTAAACTGGAATCTTTAGTATCAGACCTTTTAAATGTATCAAAAATAGAAGCCGGTAAGCTGCAATTTAATATTGAGATTCTTGACTTGCGCCAATTGGTTTTAGAGAGTATTGAAAATTTCTCTTATACTTCCAGATCTCATAAAATCAATTTGGATGATATTAAATCTCCAGTGATCATAGAAGGTGATAAACAGCGTTTAGAACAGGTCATCATAAATCTTCTAAGTAATGCCGTTAAATATTCTCCCAAATCAGATAAAGTAGATGTATTCTTAAGCTCTGATGAAAATAATGCTATAGTGAGCATCAAAGATACCGGGCTTGGGCT
This genomic interval from Pseudopedobacter saltans DSM 12145 contains the following:
- a CDS encoding PAS domain-containing sensor histidine kinase → MPVFSHLSEENNRSLKEQYVLDTFKPIFENHFLPFYVCSIKGKIIYYNEAAIDLWGHEPPKNAIWTGAQKTYNLDGTVLLPKNSEMACCLNSNQHSSGLEILIELPDSTLKRVISNPKIFFDKNNCPIAVHNTLLDITHNKKAEEQQTIFSDIVKHAYNAIISKDLNGIITSWNTGAEKIFGYTEEEMIGQSITKLIPRDRFHEEDNIIGSIKSGKRIDHYQTVRLKKDGSEINVSITISPIFNTAGEIIGASKIARDITLEILHQQAFKRYSENLEVLNSVGRAISEKLDVQAILQKVIDATTKVTGANFGAFFYKTTNSSGEEMMLYNLSGASKDIFEKMEMPRETSLLHQAFSGNSPIRIDDVTKDERYGKNAPYNGIPEGHFPVKSYLSMPVKLNSGRVIGGLLFGHKKAGQFTEEHENIVSSIASQAAIALDNSELFEEIKSLNLKKDEFIALASHELKTPLTSIKGYLQILSRSTHDKEMSDLFVNKALIQVGKLESLVSDLLNVSKIEAGKLQFNIEILDLRQLVLESIENFSYTSRSHKINLDDIKSPVIIEGDKQRLEQVIINLLSNAVKYSPKSDKVDVFLSSDENNAIVSIKDTGLGLSNESQKNIFTRFYRAEGVSNISGLGLGLYLTKEIVERHHGKIEVESELGQGAEFTFTLPLFRKKSY
- a CDS encoding T9SS type A sorting domain-containing protein codes for the protein MKKLFTLLLAICCFSQLKAQISGDYRSVKSGNWNDIGVWEIYSTSWKAATTKPGSSRNVTVTAGHTVTLDGSNSCNNLTVEAGATLNSSVNAAEEAYFLRVGGVSGSNAIVQNNGLIGSTNGTGDGIMLEAAANAASVIIRGSGICQVERLRAVSGNNNNFVMEIDQDITVTAENAAAFTAYYNNSANKSTDNYTITINEGKTVRILNNSGYFHFASNSTSYPGGNYTYNINGILDISNSTVTSHIIPVSNSASDKNVILNINGLLKLGTGLNLINSSPSGNNDGKVVINVNNGGLIDATKTTTLTTGDNYFRLAGNGSLKRKVDNNDVLFPIGLQSGSSANSVILNNSGTETNFTVNLVSTFDVNPASTQIVNRQWNITTEDAGANTNIKLNWKAADQGSGFDLLQGVSLARLDGSSWTPVATSLTTGPDASGFYQAEHSGITSFGSFSLQNTSTLPLDFVNFSLALKKNTVFSSVALNWITANEINTKDFLIERGTDRNNFITVGTISSKNNAGLNYYSFNDNSPSYGTNYYRLKQIDNDGKFSFSKILSINIDNKIDIVTYPNPSSKDLHISYPAKAFNHTVITISDMTGKIIRKIDNYDVNDSSQFLYNIEDLKPQIYLLTVSNAVIFKSIKFVKN
- a CDS encoding carbohydrate-binding family 9-like protein codes for the protein MNTIAIHYNSLVNTSNSPEDIHLLLDSAEKHSINQSAWPNKNYLGNCDFSILYGDNALAIKYFVSEDEIRAVYSNINDPVYKDSCVEFFVSLDNENYYNFEFNCNGTCLAQYGPDKANRTFLSPVDIQSIKTNRSVKLVKANQSDLVHWELTVIIPFHVFSNDNIDSLKGELLGMNFYKCGDDLIHPHYLSWNKVNTPAPNFHRPDFFGQGIFK
- a CDS encoding substrate-binding domain-containing protein, with product MAKKVVRIKDIALKSGVSTGTVDRVLHNRGRVSEDAKKKVLAVIDELNYEPNLIARALGNNKIFTIAALIPDGKLDTYWEAPASGIKHAEKELRGYGIAVEQFLFDPYNVESFIKQAKQITADNFEGILVSPIFYKEVLPFLEYWRENDIPFIFFNTQIADFGPLSYIGQDSFQSGLVAAKLISNSISNGYIVIAHIDESTKNAAHLLEKENGFNSFFKNKKEFQTITAELNNSTEKDFFGQLDKLFQNNKDIKAIYVTTSKAYHIANYLQKKKLKDIKLVGYDLLDKNIEYLENGLIKYLINQNPYGQGYLGISYLTDYLVFKKKVPGIKHLPLDIIIAENAKYYINKY